Within the Maribacter sp. BPC-D8 genome, the region GTTTAGCCAAAATTTTGCTGCTTTACTAGCAGCTGCAATAACCGAACTTTCTTCAATAGCCATGGGTATGGCATAAAGCGTTTCGTTAATTAAAAAATTAGGGGCAATGCCTAAGGGCATATAAAGATTGGTAAGTGTATTTTCAATAAACTCATCGTGCAATTGCTGAATACTAGAATTTTCATTCCAATAGGTTTGCAATATTTTCTTTGATTGTGTTGCATTTTGGGTGTAATTAGTGGTGACCCAATCTATTTTTTCTTCTTTCGTAAGCTTGGAGAAACCGCTTATTGGCTTGGTCATTTAGGTATAACTTTCAACTAATATTCAATGTTGTGTAAACGTCTAGATTTAGAAAAATACTACACATTTTTACGGTTGTAAAGATAAGCATATTGGCAAGAATCTATTTTCTTAGGGCAAAGCGTTAAAAGCGCTTTCTTTTTCACCTTAAAGCGTGTTTTTTTGAGGAAATAGTGGTAAACTTGAGAGATTTAACAAAATTCAAATTTTTATGCGAAAAACACACTTATTTGCGTTGATTTTACTTTCGTTCACCGCAATTACTTGGGCACAGGAAAAACAGATTGAAGTTGCTGAAATATATCAAGGCGCTTTTAGAACAGAAGGGATGGATGCCCTTAGGTCTATGAAGAATGGCACCCAGTATACGGTTCTTAATTCGAATAGGTTCAGCCAGATTACTACGGTTGATAAATACGATTACAAAACATTAGAAAAAGTAGGTACAGTAGTTTCTTCTGCAGATTTAGCAGATATTCCTTCATTTTCATCTTATGACTTCAGTTCAGATGAAAAAAAGATTTTATTATCTACAGAAGTAGAGCCTATTTTTAGACACTCTACATTAGGTATTTTTTATGTGTACGATATAGCTACAAAAAAGGTAGTGAAGGTAAGTGCTGACAAAATACAAGAACCATTATTATCTCCGAATGGTAGTCAGGTTGCCTATGTAAAGAATAATAATATCTACATTTTTAATTTGGGTTCGGGTGAAACCAAGCAGATTACTGCTGACGGAGTAACAAATAAGATTATCAATGGTGTTACCGATTGGGTATATGAAGAGGAGTTTGCATTCGTTCGTGCTTTCGAATGGAATACCGATGGTTCTAAAATAGCTTTTTTACGTTTTGATGAAACAAATGTTCCAGAGTTTTCTATGGATGTTTATGGAACAGGACTATATCAACAACCCCATGTATTTAAATATCCAAAAGCAGGCGAGAACAATTCTATAGTTACGTTGCATCTTTTAGATGTTGCAAGTGGATCGATTTCTGCAGTAAATACCAATAATGCATATTACATTCCGCGTATTAAATGGATGAACCATAAAGATATGTTGAGTGTTCAAACCTTGAACAGACATCAAGATCATTTAACCATGTATACGGTAAATGCAAAAAAAGGAGATGTATCGGTTTTATTGGAGGAGAAAGATGATGCGTATGTTGAAATCACCGACAACCTAACATTTTTAGAAGACGATAGCTTTATCTGGACAAGCGAAAAAGATGGCTATAACCATATTTACCTTTATGGAGAAGATGGTAGTTTAATGAACCAGATTACAAAAGGCGATTGGGAAGTAACCAAATACTACGGTTACGACCAAAACGAAGATAAAATTTACTATCAATCAACTGAAAATGGTTCTATAAACCGTGGCGTTTATAATATTAGCAGCGGTGGTGATGATAAAAAAGGTTTAGCAGTAACTAAAGGAACGAACAACGCATCTTTTAGTGCAGATTTTACATATTTCATCAATACATTCTCAAGTGCAGAAATGCCTCAGGTATATACCTTACATCAAGCCATTAATGGTAAGAAGGTAAAAGATATAAAAGACAATAGTCAATTATTGAAGAGGTTAGAAGGTTATGCTGTGAGTCCGAAAGAGTTCTCTACAATTTCTATTAATGGTAATGATCTTAATATGTACATGATCAAGCCAAAAGATTTTGATCCTTCAAAAAAGTATCCTTTATTCATGTATCAATATAGTGGTCCTGGTTCGCAAAATGTGAGCAATAGTTGGATGGGTGCTAATGATTACTGGCACCAAATGTTAGTAGCTGAAGGGTATATTGTAGCTTGTGTAGATGGTCGTGGAACCGGATTTAAAGGAAGGGATTTCAAAAAAGTTACTCAAAAAGAATTAGGAAAATACGAGGTAGAAGACCAAATTGCTGCAGCCAAAAAATTAAGTGAGTTGCCGTATATAGATGAAGAAAGAACCGGTATATGGGGTTGGAGCTATGGTGGCTTTATGTCAACCAATTGTATTTTAAAAGGAAATGATACTTTTGAAATGGCAATTGCTGTTGCGCCGGTTACATCATGGGCTTTTTACGACACCATTTATACGGAACGCTACATGCAAACTCCGCAAGAAAACCCAAGTGGTTATGATGACAACTCACCATTTAATTATCCGCAAATGTTAGAAGGTGATTATTTGTTGATACATGGTACAGGTGATGATAATGTACATGTACAAAACTCAATG harbors:
- a CDS encoding S9 family peptidase, which translates into the protein MRKTHLFALILLSFTAITWAQEKQIEVAEIYQGAFRTEGMDALRSMKNGTQYTVLNSNRFSQITTVDKYDYKTLEKVGTVVSSADLADIPSFSSYDFSSDEKKILLSTEVEPIFRHSTLGIFYVYDIATKKVVKVSADKIQEPLLSPNGSQVAYVKNNNIYIFNLGSGETKQITADGVTNKIINGVTDWVYEEEFAFVRAFEWNTDGSKIAFLRFDETNVPEFSMDVYGTGLYQQPHVFKYPKAGENNSIVTLHLLDVASGSISAVNTNNAYYIPRIKWMNHKDMLSVQTLNRHQDHLTMYTVNAKKGDVSVLLEEKDDAYVEITDNLTFLEDDSFIWTSEKDGYNHIYLYGEDGSLMNQITKGDWEVTKYYGYDQNEDKIYYQSTENGSINRGVYNISSGGDDKKGLAVTKGTNNASFSADFTYFINTFSSAEMPQVYTLHQAINGKKVKDIKDNSQLLKRLEGYAVSPKEFSTISINGNDLNMYMIKPKDFDPSKKYPLFMYQYSGPGSQNVSNSWMGANDYWHQMLVAEGYIVACVDGRGTGFKGRDFKKVTQKELGKYEVEDQIAAAKKLSELPYIDEERTGIWGWSYGGFMSTNCILKGNDTFEMAIAVAPVTSWAFYDTIYTERYMQTPQENPSGYDDNSPFNYPQMLEGDYLLIHGTGDDNVHVQNSMRMIEALIQADKQFDWGIYPDKNHGIYGGNTRIHLFNKMTNFIKEKL